The following are encoded together in the Elusimicrobiota bacterium genome:
- a CDS encoding PASTA domain-containing protein, with protein MIRAWEACVAFFVAAAAAYYLFQWGLAGVIHSRKIQTVPDLKGKSLAAALDMVSPLNMGLRKDAVEFDSRVPISSIVRQEPPPGTVVREGKIVKVVVSQGGETVLTPSLVGLPLRNAELLLRQAQLLLGEMSEAYSVRQEKGIVLSQDPRPEASVERNSLVNVVVSGGPAPEGVLLMPDFLRKGVGEAQEWATENQVSISVAKDMGSLFANGVILSQSPAPDAVLGSGSKVSFVVSGREKQGSEGVAPRTFSYELPKGGSQSLVRIVVVDKYGERELFNGLRKPGTRIDLPLQETGGARLKIFLNGILAEERDL; from the coding sequence ATGATTCGGGCCTGGGAGGCATGCGTCGCTTTTTTCGTGGCCGCGGCGGCGGCTTATTATTTATTCCAATGGGGGCTGGCAGGAGTGATCCATAGCCGCAAGATTCAGACGGTGCCCGATCTGAAGGGGAAGTCCCTGGCCGCGGCCTTGGACATGGTTTCCCCCCTCAACATGGGCTTGCGTAAGGACGCGGTCGAGTTCGACAGCCGCGTTCCCATCTCCTCCATCGTGCGCCAAGAGCCGCCGCCGGGAACCGTGGTGCGCGAGGGCAAGATCGTCAAGGTCGTGGTGAGCCAAGGCGGCGAGACAGTGCTCACGCCGAGCCTCGTCGGGCTTCCCCTGCGCAATGCCGAGCTTCTCCTAAGGCAGGCCCAGCTCCTTCTGGGCGAGATGAGCGAGGCTTACTCCGTCCGCCAGGAAAAGGGCATAGTGCTTTCCCAGGACCCCAGGCCGGAGGCCAGCGTCGAACGCAACAGCCTGGTCAACGTCGTCGTTTCGGGTGGCCCCGCGCCCGAGGGCGTGCTGCTCATGCCGGATTTCCTGCGCAAGGGCGTGGGCGAGGCCCAGGAGTGGGCCACGGAGAACCAAGTCTCGATTTCCGTCGCCAAGGACATGGGCTCCTTGTTCGCCAACGGCGTCATTCTAAGCCAGAGCCCGGCGCCCGACGCCGTGCTCGGCTCCGGCAGCAAGGTTTCCTTCGTGGTGAGCGGCCGCGAGAAGCAGGGCTCCGAGGGCGTCGCGCCCAGGACCTTCAGCTATGAGCTTCCCAAGGGAGGCTCCCAGAGCCTGGTGCGCATCGTGGTGGTGGACAAATACGGGGAAAGGGAGCTTTTCAACGGCCTGCGCAAGCCGGGAACGCGCATAGACCTGCCCCTCCAGGAAACCGGGGGAGCTCGCCTCAAGATTTTCTTGAACGGGATACTGGCCGAGGAGCGGGATCTTTGA
- the rpe gene encoding ribulose-phosphate 3-epimerase, whose amino-acid sequence MVSSRKTVQIVPSLLAADLSRLGELVGIARGAGVEWVSVDVMDGHFVPNLSFGPDHVRAIKRLGPVYVDAHLMVANPEKAAPWFIKAGADMITFHLEACPDPRPLLREIRAQGAKAGLAVKPATPAQALLEFLGEMDLALVMTVEPGFGGAKFLDSMLSKVELLRRAIDHKGLDCWLQVDGGINLSTISAAARAGADSLVAGSAVFAAADIPEALRALRKEVDREEKKWQ is encoded by the coding sequence ATGGTCTCCTCGCGCAAGACGGTTCAAATCGTCCCCTCGCTCCTGGCGGCCGACCTCTCGCGGCTGGGGGAGCTGGTGGGGATCGCCCGCGGAGCCGGGGTCGAGTGGGTCTCCGTGGACGTCATGGACGGCCATTTCGTGCCCAATCTCAGCTTCGGGCCAGACCATGTGCGGGCGATCAAGCGCCTCGGGCCCGTCTATGTGGACGCCCACCTCATGGTGGCCAATCCCGAGAAGGCCGCGCCCTGGTTCATTAAGGCCGGGGCCGACATGATCACCTTCCACCTGGAGGCCTGCCCGGACCCGAGGCCCCTGTTGCGGGAGATTCGCGCCCAGGGCGCCAAGGCCGGGCTCGCGGTCAAGCCCGCTACTCCGGCGCAGGCTTTGCTGGAATTTCTGGGCGAGATGGACTTGGCCCTGGTCATGACCGTGGAACCCGGTTTCGGGGGCGCCAAGTTTCTGGACTCCATGCTCTCCAAAGTGGAGCTCTTGCGCCGCGCCATAGACCATAAGGGCCTTGACTGCTGGCTCCAGGTGGACGGCGGGATTAATTTGAGCACGATTTCTGCGGCGGCCCGGGCTGGAGCCGACAGCTTAGTCGCGGGCAGCGCCGTTTTCGCGGCCGCGGATATTCCGGAGGCCCTGCGGGCCTTGCGCAAGGAAGTGGATAGGGAGGAGAAAAAATGGCAGTAG
- the rpsP gene encoding 30S ribosomal protein S16, whose protein sequence is MAVVIRLQRTGKPKQAYYRVVAIEKARGAQGKPLEVLGSYDPRAQSAAKKIQLKKERFDHWIKNGALPSETVAHLVQAAVKAPAA, encoded by the coding sequence ATGGCAGTAGTCATCAGGTTGCAGCGGACGGGAAAGCCCAAGCAGGCTTATTACCGCGTGGTCGCCATCGAGAAAGCCCGCGGCGCGCAGGGCAAACCCTTGGAGGTTCTCGGCTCTTATGACCCCAGGGCCCAGAGCGCGGCCAAGAAGATACAGCTCAAAAAGGAACGCTTCGATCATTGGATCAAGAACGGGGCCCTCCCCTCCGAGACGGTGGCGCACTTGGTCCAAGCGGCTGTCAAGGCCCCGGCGGCGTAG
- a CDS encoding KH domain-containing protein — protein MKDLVDFLVKRLADHPDKVEIHEFEHDGVATFQVKVAEEDKGKVIGKQGKVIKAVRTLVFAAAAKAGKRAIVEVS, from the coding sequence ATGAAAGATCTGGTCGACTTTCTGGTCAAGCGGCTGGCCGATCATCCCGACAAGGTCGAGATCCATGAGTTCGAGCACGACGGTGTCGCGACTTTCCAGGTCAAGGTGGCTGAGGAGGACAAGGGGAAGGTCATCGGCAAGCAGGGCAAGGTGATCAAGGCGGTGAGAACCTTGGTTTTCGCCGCGGCCGCCAAGGCTGGAAAAAGGGCGATTGTGGAGGTAAGCTGA
- the trmD gene encoding tRNA (guanosine(37)-N1)-methyltransferase TrmD, translating to MKIDFITLFKPMFAEVLASSIMGRAREKGLVSFGFSNPRDFSRDKHKRVDDRPYGGGPGMLLKAGPVAAAIKSVAKHSSWVVYLSPHGAPFSARAAQRLSKERHLILVCGHYEGVDARLSSLFDEEISIGDYVLTGGELPAMVVADAAVRLIPGVLKSEETVRCESFSLPGLEHPQYTRPRSWRGRKVPGVLLSGDHGKISAWKERASRRLTLKKRPDLLPGNRISTIKQ from the coding sequence ATGAAAATAGATTTCATCACGCTTTTCAAGCCTATGTTCGCGGAGGTCCTTGCCTCCAGCATCATGGGCCGCGCTCGGGAGAAAGGCTTGGTGAGCTTCGGATTCTCGAACCCGCGGGATTTTTCGCGCGACAAGCATAAGCGCGTGGATGACAGGCCCTACGGCGGCGGGCCGGGCATGCTGCTCAAGGCCGGTCCGGTCGCGGCCGCCATCAAGAGCGTGGCCAAGCATTCGAGCTGGGTGGTCTACCTGTCCCCGCATGGGGCCCCCTTCAGCGCCCGCGCCGCCCAACGCCTGTCCAAGGAGCGCCATTTGATCCTGGTCTGCGGGCATTACGAGGGGGTGGATGCGCGGCTGTCGAGCCTTTTCGACGAGGAGATTTCGATAGGGGACTACGTTTTGACCGGAGGCGAGCTTCCCGCCATGGTCGTGGCGGACGCCGCGGTCCGGCTTATCCCCGGCGTGCTCAAGAGCGAGGAGACGGTCCGATGCGAGTCCTTTTCCCTCCCCGGCCTAGAGCATCCGCAGTACACCAGGCCCCGGAGTTGGAGGGGCAGGAAGGTCCCGGGAGTCCTTCTCTCCGGGGACCATGGGAAAATCTCGGCTTGGAAGGAGCGCGCCTCCAGGCGCCTGACTCTCAAGAAGCGGCCCGATTTGTTGCCGGGAAATCGCATCAGCACAATCAAACAGTGA
- the rplS gene encoding 50S ribosomal protein L19, giving the protein MAAEQLDKKKSVPEFRPGDTVRVHIKVIEGDSERVQAFEGTVISRRGSGASQTFTVRKVSFGVGVERTFPVSSPHIAQIELVKSGRVRRARLYYLRALTGKAARLAEEDSRPAGGKDSEKSSGSSSVPPPASGSAPQSPKGEASARQAPSQSAQPAAVSKTRSAPVQGLAQAVAAAAY; this is encoded by the coding sequence ATGGCGGCAGAACAGTTGGACAAGAAGAAATCCGTTCCCGAGTTTCGGCCCGGGGACACGGTCAGGGTTCACATCAAGGTCATCGAAGGCGACAGCGAGCGCGTACAGGCTTTCGAGGGCACCGTGATCAGCCGGCGGGGAAGCGGCGCGTCCCAGACTTTCACGGTGCGCAAGGTTTCCTTTGGAGTGGGCGTGGAAAGGACCTTCCCGGTTTCCTCTCCCCATATCGCGCAGATCGAGCTTGTCAAAAGCGGCCGCGTGCGCCGCGCCAGGCTTTATTACCTGCGCGCTTTGACCGGGAAAGCCGCTCGCCTGGCCGAAGAGGACTCGCGCCCCGCTGGCGGCAAGGACTCCGAGAAGTCTTCCGGCTCCTCCTCCGTTCCTCCTCCGGCTTCCGGTTCCGCGCCCCAGAGCCCCAAGGGGGAGGCTTCCGCAAGGCAAGCCCCGTCCCAGTCCGCCCAGCCGGCGGCCGTTTCCAAGACCCGCTCCGCTCCGGTTCAGGGCCTGGCCCAGGCGGTGGCGGCGGCCGCTTATTAA
- a CDS encoding ribonuclease HII, with product MLIGVDEAGRGPLAGPVVVAAVGLGPGGLGALAEVRDSKILSAERRESLFPLIRARAAAISLAWAFPRRIETDNILAATLSAMGRAAARLPGDALVLVDGDKAIPGLARPQMAIVGGDDLSLAIACASVVAKVVRDRWMRRLDRRYPGYGLARHKGYCTPEHVKALEALGPSPAHRATFEPVRALLAARRAP from the coding sequence CTGCTGATAGGCGTCGATGAGGCCGGCCGAGGCCCCTTGGCCGGCCCGGTGGTCGTGGCGGCCGTCGGGCTTGGCCCTGGCGGCCTCGGGGCCCTGGCCGAGGTGAGGGATTCCAAGATTCTCTCCGCCGAGCGCCGTGAGTCCCTTTTTCCACTCATCCGCGCCCGAGCCGCGGCCATTTCCCTGGCTTGGGCTTTCCCCCGCCGCATCGAGACGGACAATATCCTGGCCGCGACCCTCTCCGCCATGGGCCGGGCCGCGGCGCGCCTTCCAGGGGACGCCCTGGTCCTGGTGGACGGCGACAAGGCGATACCGGGACTTGCCCGGCCCCAAATGGCCATAGTGGGCGGCGACGATCTCTCCTTGGCTATCGCGTGCGCCAGCGTGGTGGCCAAGGTCGTTCGCGACCGCTGGATGAGGCGCTTGGACCGCCGCTATCCCGGCTACGGCCTGGCCCGGCACAAGGGCTACTGCACCCCGGAGCACGTCAAGGCCTTGGAGGCCTTGGGCCCGAGTCCGGCCCACCGCGCCACTTTCGAGCCGGTGAGAGCCCTGCTTGCGGCGCGCCGCGCGCCGTGA
- a CDS encoding YraN family protein — protein sequence MSRSAGAEAEAAAARYLTGLGYEILDRNFRGRFGEIDIIAQDGEAIVFVEVRARSDCRFGAPEETVGPAKRRKIIKTALLYLQSRGIADDTLARFDVIAIESGRINHIPGAFEVEGH from the coding sequence GTGAGCCGCTCTGCCGGAGCCGAGGCCGAGGCGGCGGCGGCGCGCTACTTGACGGGGCTCGGCTACGAGATACTCGATAGGAATTTCCGCGGCAGGTTCGGAGAGATCGACATCATCGCCCAGGACGGGGAGGCCATCGTCTTCGTCGAGGTCCGGGCCCGCTCGGACTGCCGCTTCGGCGCCCCGGAGGAGACGGTGGGCCCGGCCAAGAGAAGAAAAATAATAAAGACGGCTCTCCTCTATCTGCAATCCCGCGGGATTGCAGACGACACCCTCGCGCGCTTCGACGTGATCGCGATTGAGTCAGGCCGCATCAACCACATCCCCGGGGCTTTCGAGGTGGAGGGTCATTGA
- a CDS encoding biopolymer transporter ExbD, whose translation MAQYPLLKLRQSQTEAEPVTDVNIIPVIDISLVLLVILFVTAPLLSYPNWPIHLPGTRSAASSEDSIAVTYTREGRLSVRAEETDWAGLNQALRAEIEKHPEAAVLLRVDRSVTYRFVQRLLKAAKAAGAKRMAMATEPRQ comes from the coding sequence ATGGCCCAATACCCCCTGCTCAAGCTCCGGCAGAGCCAAACTGAAGCCGAGCCAGTGACCGATGTCAACATCATCCCGGTCATCGATATTTCCTTGGTTCTGCTTGTCATCCTATTCGTGACGGCACCCCTTCTCTCCTATCCGAACTGGCCCATCCATCTGCCCGGGACCCGCTCCGCGGCCTCTAGCGAGGACTCGATCGCCGTGACCTACACCCGGGAGGGACGGCTCTCGGTCCGCGCCGAGGAGACGGATTGGGCGGGGCTAAACCAAGCCTTGAGGGCCGAGATCGAAAAACACCCAGAGGCCGCGGTGCTTCTGCGAGTGGACAGGAGCGTGACCTACCGCTTCGTCCAGAGGCTGCTCAAGGCCGCCAAGGCGGCCGGGGCCAAGCGGATGGCCATGGCCACCGAGCCTCGGCAATGA
- a CDS encoding biopolymer transporter ExbD, with translation MSLPFSHAEPLREISDVNIVPLADVSLVLLIILLLLSPMMTQSMLQVKTAGRPARAPAELSSAPPAPQDAEPVLSVSLTPEGLQAGGRRFAGPGELRQFLQAELARRAERKVFLTPHLDVPHGQVLHTLELIKSCGAESVALVQTEDPSDNGPIPPAQAPAEPN, from the coding sequence GTGAGCCTCCCGTTTTCTCATGCCGAGCCCCTGCGCGAGATCAGCGACGTTAACATCGTTCCCTTGGCGGACGTCTCCTTGGTGCTCTTGATCATCCTCCTGCTCCTGTCTCCGATGATGACTCAGTCCATGCTCCAGGTCAAAACCGCAGGCCGGCCCGCCCGGGCCCCGGCGGAGCTCTCCTCGGCTCCGCCAGCGCCCCAGGACGCGGAGCCGGTCCTGTCGGTCTCGTTGACCCCGGAAGGCCTCCAGGCGGGGGGCAGGAGATTCGCCGGCCCCGGCGAGCTGCGCCAATTCCTGCAGGCGGAGCTCGCGCGGCGCGCCGAGCGCAAGGTGTTCTTGACCCCGCACCTCGACGTGCCCCACGGCCAGGTCCTGCACACCCTTGAGCTAATCAAGTCCTGCGGAGCCGAGTCCGTGGCTTTGGTGCAGACCGAGGATCCCTCTGATAATGGCCCAATACCCCCTGCTCAAGCTCCGGCAGAGCCAAACTGA
- a CDS encoding MotA/TolQ/ExbB proton channel family protein has protein sequence MTEMSLAQMLRTSVAMPILFVLSIIVLAQALERLYVFWVAQRMPHSLWERIKNCLEAGDLAEALGVCRFSREPMGEAFERLLSLPEPDTEALIEAFQLHRQRMQMALSRRVGLFGTASFISPLIGLMGTVLGIMRAFHDLSVAGAGGPAVVAAGISEALVATAAGIGVAVMSAVFYNYFTLSARQRLSTADLWVFELAGLLSRTRQRGERP, from the coding sequence ATGACAGAAATGAGCCTGGCCCAGATGCTGCGCACGAGCGTGGCCATGCCGATACTGTTCGTTCTTTCCATCATAGTCCTGGCCCAGGCCTTGGAGCGGCTCTACGTGTTTTGGGTAGCGCAGCGCATGCCGCACTCTCTCTGGGAGCGGATCAAGAATTGCCTGGAGGCGGGAGACCTGGCGGAAGCCTTGGGAGTCTGCCGCTTCTCGCGCGAGCCCATGGGCGAGGCCTTCGAGCGACTCTTGAGCCTGCCCGAGCCCGACACCGAGGCGCTCATCGAGGCCTTCCAGCTCCATCGCCAAAGGATGCAGATGGCCTTGAGCCGACGGGTCGGCCTGTTCGGCACGGCCAGCTTCATCTCTCCCTTGATTGGCCTCATGGGCACCGTGCTCGGCATCATGCGCGCCTTCCACGACCTCTCGGTGGCCGGGGCGGGGGGGCCGGCCGTGGTCGCGGCAGGAATCTCGGAGGCCTTGGTGGCCACGGCCGCCGGGATCGGCGTGGCCGTGATGAGCGCTGTGTTCTACAATTACTTCACCCTTTCCGCGCGCCAGCGCCTGAGCACCGCGGACCTGTGGGTTTTCGAGCTGGCCGGGCTGCTTTCCCGAACGCGCCAAAGAGGAGAGAGGCCGTGA
- a CDS encoding exo-alpha-sialidase, giving the protein MKPPRFFFALASLGLALPLRAQFGPPPGMPQGPFNDETWIAFSRDGLTFEGRRRILRQASVPDLAVLRDGRMLVYFVDFSDPRSPEGLGLAVSEDGGKSFSRRRARIKALSALKAVDPDPVALEDGRVRLYYFASSPPPPGQGPRDPALAEGPHEVRSAVSKDGMNFEEEPGLRFSHEGLTDPDVVRLPSGACRMYFPVHAGPDRGRVLSASSKDCLSFSRDPGVRFPAPGIPGALVLPDGRVRLYVNGPGGILALISRDGLAFQAEGVAVRSNPGEGLIADPGPARLADGTYALVYKKRPFLP; this is encoded by the coding sequence ATGAAGCCCCCGAGGTTTTTCTTCGCGCTCGCGAGCCTGGGCCTAGCCCTGCCGCTCCGGGCCCAATTCGGGCCTCCCCCGGGCATGCCCCAGGGCCCTTTCAACGACGAGACCTGGATCGCATTCTCGCGCGACGGGCTCACGTTCGAGGGCCGGCGCAGAATTTTGCGCCAGGCCTCGGTTCCCGACCTCGCGGTATTGAGGGACGGGCGGATGCTCGTGTACTTCGTGGATTTCTCCGACCCGCGCTCCCCCGAGGGCTTGGGGCTGGCGGTTTCCGAGGACGGGGGCAAGAGCTTCTCGAGAAGAAGAGCGCGCATCAAGGCCCTCTCTGCCCTCAAAGCCGTGGATCCCGACCCGGTCGCGCTCGAGGATGGGCGCGTCCGGCTATACTATTTCGCCTCGAGCCCTCCTCCTCCCGGGCAGGGGCCGCGCGATCCGGCCCTGGCCGAGGGACCGCATGAGGTTCGCTCGGCCGTTTCCAAGGACGGGATGAATTTCGAGGAGGAGCCGGGCCTGCGCTTCAGCCACGAGGGGCTGACCGACCCCGACGTCGTGCGCCTGCCGAGCGGGGCCTGCCGGATGTATTTCCCGGTCCATGCCGGGCCCGACCGGGGGCGAGTGCTCTCGGCCAGTTCCAAGGACTGCCTGTCCTTCTCCAGAGACCCCGGGGTTCGCTTTCCGGCCCCCGGCATCCCCGGAGCCCTGGTCCTTCCCGACGGCCGGGTGCGGCTTTACGTGAACGGGCCGGGGGGCATTCTCGCCTTGATTTCCCGGGACGGCCTCGCTTTCCAGGCGGAGGGAGTGGCCGTGCGCTCCAACCCCGGGGAAGGGCTCATCGCCGACCCCGGCCCCGCGCGCCTGGCGGACGGGACGTACGCCCTGGTCTATAAGAAGAGGCCCTTCCTTCCATGA
- a CDS encoding tetratricopeptide repeat protein — protein MKTCPEEALIIFAITLAVYRPTAIQAETWQSLRMEASAVMGELKYQHGDFSGARETFRDSLRSSTMLMNPQDQVMALDLYRSAELAARERNYKAAREHLEILLSRYPDSPWTLKGRALLDQLAPDLDKKPQPSLEEPLEASETPEPLLGRIQAAVKQGAAEEALQLCREFAGNFPAHRAKDEIRVLAAALHLRLGRAAQAAKILEFAARQSPSPELKAQARYLLGASLFALGRHQELLEALPLPGHGELSSQWTASALLWRAAAEEKLGMDGAAEEHYELVLRLSTSSSAKAYAWAAVARRRERRGDIPGAQAALAAAAHEAKAAGLAELTPPLELAEAHLLYGRRRLAEAGARYLAFAGKHPAHPQASLALYQAGLSLKRLGRLQEAVAAFEELLEKNRDSVYAAETHLQLGQIYTEMRSSEQAVAEYRRMGQAGGKAGAKESLLLEAQVRYNRKDWAQAIPLYRRFLAENPADSRRGEVEELLIACYWQQDKENPDLFKLIELHPESPLAAPVRLEAAAQSYKKGDYQGAAQAWLAFLKSHPKNALSRAAWLGLAKARAKLGDKEKALAAYEKSVSGYPPSQETPGAWYQIGLLRESLGRKDEARKAYAALASQKPAKDPSRLKGLMRLGLFYELDSKADQALRLYKEIARLSPEDSPLYAAAFKRVEKLARPGGAEALLSLH, from the coding sequence ATGAAGACATGCCCGGAGGAAGCTCTCATAATATTCGCGATCACGCTGGCGGTCTATCGGCCGACAGCCATACAAGCCGAGACTTGGCAGAGCCTGCGCATGGAAGCCTCGGCCGTGATGGGAGAGCTTAAGTACCAGCACGGAGACTTCTCGGGCGCGCGGGAAACTTTCCGAGATTCCCTGCGCTCGAGCACTATGCTCATGAATCCCCAGGACCAGGTCATGGCCCTCGATCTTTACCGCAGCGCCGAGCTGGCCGCGCGGGAGCGCAACTACAAGGCGGCTAGGGAGCATCTCGAGATTCTGCTCAGCCGCTATCCCGACTCGCCCTGGACCCTCAAGGGCCGCGCGCTCCTCGACCAGCTTGCCCCGGACCTCGACAAGAAGCCGCAGCCCTCCCTCGAGGAGCCTCTTGAAGCCTCCGAAACCCCCGAGCCGCTCCTCGGGCGCATACAGGCCGCGGTCAAGCAAGGTGCGGCGGAGGAAGCCCTCCAGCTCTGCCGGGAATTCGCCGGCAATTTCCCGGCCCACCGGGCCAAGGACGAGATCCGGGTCCTGGCCGCGGCCCTGCACCTGCGACTGGGCCGGGCCGCCCAGGCCGCGAAAATCCTGGAGTTCGCGGCCAGGCAAAGCCCGAGCCCGGAGCTCAAGGCCCAGGCGCGCTACCTGTTGGGCGCAAGCCTATTCGCGCTCGGACGTCACCAGGAATTGCTCGAGGCCCTTCCCCTGCCCGGACATGGGGAACTCTCGAGCCAGTGGACCGCTTCCGCGCTTCTCTGGAGGGCGGCGGCCGAGGAGAAGCTGGGAATGGACGGCGCGGCCGAGGAGCATTACGAGCTGGTCTTGAGGCTCAGCACCTCCTCGTCCGCCAAGGCCTATGCCTGGGCCGCCGTGGCGCGCCGGCGCGAGAGGCGGGGGGACATCCCGGGGGCCCAGGCGGCGCTCGCCGCCGCCGCCCATGAGGCCAAAGCCGCCGGCCTGGCCGAGCTCACCCCTCCTCTAGAGCTCGCCGAGGCGCATCTGCTCTACGGCCGGCGCAGGCTCGCCGAGGCCGGGGCGCGCTACCTCGCCTTCGCTGGAAAACACCCGGCCCACCCTCAAGCCTCGCTCGCTCTGTACCAAGCCGGGCTCTCGCTCAAGCGCCTCGGCCGACTCCAGGAGGCCGTGGCCGCCTTCGAGGAGCTCCTCGAGAAAAACCGGGACTCGGTTTATGCCGCCGAGACCCATCTCCAGTTGGGCCAAATTTACACCGAGATGCGCTCGTCCGAGCAGGCCGTGGCGGAGTACCGCCGGATGGGGCAGGCGGGAGGCAAAGCCGGCGCCAAGGAGTCCCTGCTCCTGGAGGCCCAGGTCCGATACAACCGCAAGGATTGGGCCCAGGCCATCCCTCTTTACCGCAGATTCCTGGCGGAGAACCCCGCGGACTCGCGGCGGGGGGAAGTGGAGGAACTCCTGATCGCCTGCTATTGGCAGCAAGACAAGGAGAACCCCGATCTCTTCAAACTCATCGAGCTCCACCCGGAGAGCCCGCTCGCGGCCCCGGTCCGCTTGGAGGCGGCGGCCCAGTCGTACAAGAAGGGCGACTACCAAGGCGCCGCCCAAGCCTGGCTGGCGTTTCTCAAGAGCCATCCCAAAAACGCCCTTTCGCGCGCTGCTTGGCTGGGACTGGCCAAGGCCCGGGCCAAACTGGGGGATAAGGAGAAGGCCCTGGCCGCCTATGAAAAATCGGTCTCGGGCTATCCGCCCTCCCAGGAAACTCCCGGGGCCTGGTACCAAATAGGCCTTTTGAGGGAATCCCTGGGCCGAAAGGACGAGGCCCGCAAGGCCTACGCCGCCCTCGCGTCCCAGAAGCCCGCCAAGGACCCGAGCCGGCTCAAGGGCCTCATGCGTCTCGGGCTTTTCTACGAGCTCGACTCCAAGGCCGACCAGGCTCTGCGCTTGTACAAGGAAATCGCGCGCCTGTCTCCAGAGGATTCGCCGCTTTACGCCGCCGCGTTCAAGCGCGTCGAGAAATTGGCCCGGCCCGGAGGGGCGGAGGCTCTCCTTTCCCTTCATTGA
- a CDS encoding TonB family protein, which yields MELLDDEKTRDFSFLILALALHLCALCAGKGLRWDGPPQRAPESSLPIELAAALPPEAPQAQPQLAPVAAAPKPRSPLNLKRGGKISQKTHPLSAERRRLLSALRQERLARENEMRALRAAEIREQVRLMAERRAQAQAREALRKAEISQELAALKEPETALTQAPQEPASGRGVVTGEPAETPDAGEGALTDFPNAIPKGDRYGGPAGLDAVSWSLDGPLGSRRLLKRAVPESPEWLARRGLEVSVEIKFQVREDGSVKRGAVIKKTSGFPEVDRRALDALRLWKFEPRNSRASETAQPWGVVTFRFLIS from the coding sequence ATGGAACTTCTCGATGACGAGAAAACGCGGGATTTCTCATTCCTGATCCTGGCCTTGGCCCTGCACCTCTGCGCTCTTTGCGCCGGCAAGGGCCTGCGCTGGGACGGGCCGCCCCAGCGCGCCCCGGAAAGCTCGCTCCCCATCGAGCTGGCGGCGGCGCTTCCTCCGGAAGCTCCCCAAGCCCAGCCGCAGTTGGCTCCAGTCGCCGCCGCGCCGAAGCCCCGCTCGCCGCTCAACCTCAAGCGGGGCGGAAAGATCTCTCAAAAAACCCATCCTCTTAGCGCGGAAAGGAGAAGGCTCCTTTCCGCGCTGAGGCAGGAGCGCCTGGCGCGCGAGAACGAGATGCGGGCTCTGCGGGCAGCCGAAATCCGCGAACAAGTCCGCCTCATGGCCGAGCGCCGGGCCCAAGCCCAAGCCAGAGAGGCCCTGCGCAAGGCCGAGATATCCCAGGAGCTCGCAGCACTCAAGGAGCCGGAAACAGCTTTGACGCAGGCTCCGCAGGAGCCTGCGTCTGGCCGCGGTGTCGTTACCGGAGAGCCGGCCGAAACGCCGGACGCCGGCGAAGGCGCGCTTACGGATTTTCCCAACGCAATCCCCAAGGGAGACAGGTACGGCGGCCCTGCCGGGCTTGACGCCGTCAGTTGGTCCTTGGATGGGCCCTTGGGCAGCCGGCGCCTGCTCAAGAGGGCCGTGCCCGAAAGCCCGGAGTGGCTGGCGCGAAGAGGCCTCGAGGTCTCGGTCGAGATCAAATTCCAAGTCCGCGAGGACGGCAGCGTCAAAAGAGGGGCCGTCATCAAGAAAACCTCGGGATTTCCCGAGGTGGACCGCCGAGCCCTGGACGCCTTGAGGCTATGGAAATTCGAGCCCCGCAACAGCCGGGCTTCCGAAACGGCCCAGCCTTGGGGCGTGGTCACTTTCCGATTTCTCATCTCATGA